One genomic region from Onychostoma macrolepis isolate SWU-2019 chromosome 23, ASM1243209v1, whole genome shotgun sequence encodes:
- the pfdn4 gene encoding prefoldin subunit 4 yields MPTCSIPPPFTRVHAIRFPFKMAATMKKGVAAEDVNVTFEDQQKINKFARNTNRMSELKDEIEAKKKSLQNLEDASDDLMMCEDDALLIPYQIGDVFISHSQEETQELLEAAKEALQDEIKALEGRVASIQGVLGDLKIQLYAKFGNNINLEADES; encoded by the exons ATGCCCACGTGCTCCATTCCGCCGCCGTTCACGCGCGTGCACGCAATCCGCTTCCCGTTCAAGATGGCAGCCACCATGAAGAAAGGAGTG GCAGCTGAAGATGTCAATGTAACATTTGAGGACCAGCAAAAGATCAACAAGTTTGCCAGGAATACAAATCGGATGTCTGAACTTAAAGATGAAATCGAGGCCAAAAAG AAATCCTTACAGAATCTGGAGGATGCCAGTGATGACCTCATGATGTGTGAGGACGATGCACTGCTGATCCCGTATCAGATCGGAGACGTGTTCATCAGTCACTCTCAAGAAGAGACGCAGGAGTTGCTGGAGGCAGCGAAG GAAGCTCTGCAGGATGAGATCAAAGCTCTGGAGGGCCGTGTGGCGTCCATACAGGGGGTCCTTGGAGATTTGAAGATTCAATTATATGCCAAGTTTGGAAACAACATCAATCTAGAGGCAGATGAGAGCTGA
- the bcas1 gene encoding breast carcinoma-amplified sequence 1 isoform X1: MGNEHSTQKKRQKANAEKKAQNGELNGHAVPAPDETEPETSKKEAVEQKSETPPAPVTNEPKPPEKEEVDSSKANGPTHVETTPEQKPTVATDAEPPKKASKPSADEMSSFLGKMFKKKSEPVKPAAENNDSVDAPAKAVDLKIDMQTAPVDIKSSAEPEPEPEPEAEALEPSPVEAAEENNPSEELKAAEKTVMNFFKTFVTPTKTSKEAKATPDASKEQSQKETPPAPSTNVQEAPKAPPPPPPPAPPKMESKAEPAVKKEETAATKAAAAAATKAEGSAKSKTKDSALSKLFRSKPVVVEEKKPVEVQVDASKSSTLEAAAKPEEPPAPKAEEKKLEKKSTFGNMFKPKVVLGQVSSRIRAAASSAAASISLMTAAAAPEPKKETPAAPPVAEAAPPAKAKEEPKPAAPAPQAAPDNKSVDSTENASPNMPRKLEKRNSLQLFFKNLGQKRHSDAGVQTDPVAPEKAK, encoded by the exons ATGGGAAACGAGCATTCAACTCAGAAAAAACGTCAGaag GCAAATGCTGAGAAAAAAGCCCAAAATGGAGAGCTGAATGGACATGCAGTACCAGCTCCAGATGAAACTGAACCTG AGACAAGTAAAAAAGAAGCAGTGGAGCAAAAGAGTGAAACCCCGCCAGCGCCTGTCACAAATGAACCAAAACCACCAGAAAAAGAGGAGGTAGACAGCAGTAAAGCCAACGGACCCACGCATGTGGAAACGACCCCTGAGCAAAAACCGACAGTCGCAACAGATGCAGAACCACCCAAAAAAGCCTCAAAGCCCAGTGCAGATGAGATGTCCAGCTTCCTTggtaaaatgttcaaaaagaaGAGCGAACCTGTGAAACCTGCAGCAGAAAACAACGATTCAGTTGACGCACCGGCCAAAGCGGTGGATTTGAAAATCGACATGCAGACT GCTCCAGTGGACATTAAGAGCAGCGCAGAGCCTGAGCCAGAGCCGGAGCCGGAGGCTGAAGCTCTCGAACCCAGTCCTGTGGAAGCCGCAGAAGAAAACAACCCGTCAGAGGAGCTCAAAGCAGCAGAAAAGACAGTTATGaactttttcaaaacattt GTCACTCCGACCAAAACAAGCAAAGAAGCTAAAGCCACTCCAGATGCTTCAAAAGAACAG TCACAGAAAGAGACCCCACCAGCACCATCAACAAAT GTACAGGAAGCACCCAAggcacctcctcctcctcctcccccagCACCACCTAAGATGGAAAGCAAAGCAGAGCCAGCGGTGAAGAAAGAGGAAACGGCTGCAACAAAAGCAGCGGCAGCAGCTGCAACAAAAGCAGAGGGATCTGCCAAGAGCAAAACTAAAGACAGTGCATTAAGCAAACTCTTCCGTTCAAAG CCTGTTGTGGTGGAAGAGAAAAAGCCGGTTGAGGTGCAG GTCGACGCGTCTAAGAGCAGCACTCTCGAGGCCGCTGCCAAACCTGAAGAACCTCCAGCGCCAAAAGCAGAGGAGAAGAAACTAGAGAAGAAATCCACTTTTGGAAACATGTTCAAGCCCAAG GTTGTGCTCGGCCAGGTGAGCAGCAGGATCCGGGCCGCGGCGTCCAGCGCTGCCGCCAGCATCTCCCTCATGACTGCTGCAGCG GCACCAGAGCCCAAGAAGGAGACTCCAGCTGCTCCTCCCGTGGCAGAAGCCGCTCCACCCGCGAAGGCCAAAGAGGAGCCGAAACCTGCGGCTCCTGCACCGCAAGCGGCCCCGGACAACAAATCAGTCGACAGCACAGAGAACGCCT
- the bcas1 gene encoding breast carcinoma-amplified sequence 1 isoform X5: MGNEHSTQKKRQKANAEKKAQNGELNGHAVPAPDETEPETSKKEAVEQKSETPPAPVTNEPKPPEKEEVDSSKANGPTHVETTPEQKPTVATDAEPPKKASKPSADEMSSFLGKMFKKKSEPVKPAAENNDSVDAPAKAVDLKIDMQTAPVDIKSSAEPEPEPEPEAEALEPSPVEAAEENNPSEELKAAEKTVMNFFKTFVTPTKTSKEAKATPDASKEQSQKETPPAPSTNVQEAPKAPPPPPPPAPPKMESKAEPAVKKEETAATKAAAAAATKAEGSAKSKTKDSALSKLFRSKPVVVEEKKPVEVQVDASKSSTLEAAAKPEEPPAPKAEEKKLEKKSTFGNMFKPKAPEPKKETPAAPPVAEAAPPAKAKEEPKPAAPAPQAAPDNKSVDSTENASPNMPRKLEKRNSLQLFFKNLGQKRHSDAGVQTDPVAPEKAK; encoded by the exons ATGGGAAACGAGCATTCAACTCAGAAAAAACGTCAGaag GCAAATGCTGAGAAAAAAGCCCAAAATGGAGAGCTGAATGGACATGCAGTACCAGCTCCAGATGAAACTGAACCTG AGACAAGTAAAAAAGAAGCAGTGGAGCAAAAGAGTGAAACCCCGCCAGCGCCTGTCACAAATGAACCAAAACCACCAGAAAAAGAGGAGGTAGACAGCAGTAAAGCCAACGGACCCACGCATGTGGAAACGACCCCTGAGCAAAAACCGACAGTCGCAACAGATGCAGAACCACCCAAAAAAGCCTCAAAGCCCAGTGCAGATGAGATGTCCAGCTTCCTTggtaaaatgttcaaaaagaaGAGCGAACCTGTGAAACCTGCAGCAGAAAACAACGATTCAGTTGACGCACCGGCCAAAGCGGTGGATTTGAAAATCGACATGCAGACT GCTCCAGTGGACATTAAGAGCAGCGCAGAGCCTGAGCCAGAGCCGGAGCCGGAGGCTGAAGCTCTCGAACCCAGTCCTGTGGAAGCCGCAGAAGAAAACAACCCGTCAGAGGAGCTCAAAGCAGCAGAAAAGACAGTTATGaactttttcaaaacattt GTCACTCCGACCAAAACAAGCAAAGAAGCTAAAGCCACTCCAGATGCTTCAAAAGAACAG TCACAGAAAGAGACCCCACCAGCACCATCAACAAAT GTACAGGAAGCACCCAAggcacctcctcctcctcctcccccagCACCACCTAAGATGGAAAGCAAAGCAGAGCCAGCGGTGAAGAAAGAGGAAACGGCTGCAACAAAAGCAGCGGCAGCAGCTGCAACAAAAGCAGAGGGATCTGCCAAGAGCAAAACTAAAGACAGTGCATTAAGCAAACTCTTCCGTTCAAAG CCTGTTGTGGTGGAAGAGAAAAAGCCGGTTGAGGTGCAG GTCGACGCGTCTAAGAGCAGCACTCTCGAGGCCGCTGCCAAACCTGAAGAACCTCCAGCGCCAAAAGCAGAGGAGAAGAAACTAGAGAAGAAATCCACTTTTGGAAACATGTTCAAGCCCAAG GCACCAGAGCCCAAGAAGGAGACTCCAGCTGCTCCTCCCGTGGCAGAAGCCGCTCCACCCGCGAAGGCCAAAGAGGAGCCGAAACCTGCGGCTCCTGCACCGCAAGCGGCCCCGGACAACAAATCAGTCGACAGCACAGAGAACGCCT
- the bcas1 gene encoding breast carcinoma-amplified sequence 1 isoform X6, with the protein MGNEHSTQKKRQKANAEKKAQNGELNGHAVPAPDETEPETSKKEAVEQKSETPPAPVTNEPKPPEKEEVDSSKANGPTHVETTPEQKPTVATDAEPPKKASKPSADEMSSFLGKMFKKKSEPVKPAAENNDSVDAPAKAVDLKIDMQTAPVDIKSSAEPEPEPEPEAEALEPSPVEAAEENNPSEELKAAEKTVMNFFKTFVTPTKTSKEAKATPDASKEQSQKETPPAPSTNVQEAPKAPPPPPPPAPPKMESKAEPAVKKEETAATKAAAAAATKAEGSAKSKTKDSALSKLFRSKVDASKSSTLEAAAKPEEPPAPKAEEKKLEKKSTFGNMFKPKAPEPKKETPAAPPVAEAAPPAKAKEEPKPAAPAPQAAPDNKSVDSTENASPNMPRKLEKRNSLQLFFKNLGQKRHSDAGVQTDPVAPEKAK; encoded by the exons ATGGGAAACGAGCATTCAACTCAGAAAAAACGTCAGaag GCAAATGCTGAGAAAAAAGCCCAAAATGGAGAGCTGAATGGACATGCAGTACCAGCTCCAGATGAAACTGAACCTG AGACAAGTAAAAAAGAAGCAGTGGAGCAAAAGAGTGAAACCCCGCCAGCGCCTGTCACAAATGAACCAAAACCACCAGAAAAAGAGGAGGTAGACAGCAGTAAAGCCAACGGACCCACGCATGTGGAAACGACCCCTGAGCAAAAACCGACAGTCGCAACAGATGCAGAACCACCCAAAAAAGCCTCAAAGCCCAGTGCAGATGAGATGTCCAGCTTCCTTggtaaaatgttcaaaaagaaGAGCGAACCTGTGAAACCTGCAGCAGAAAACAACGATTCAGTTGACGCACCGGCCAAAGCGGTGGATTTGAAAATCGACATGCAGACT GCTCCAGTGGACATTAAGAGCAGCGCAGAGCCTGAGCCAGAGCCGGAGCCGGAGGCTGAAGCTCTCGAACCCAGTCCTGTGGAAGCCGCAGAAGAAAACAACCCGTCAGAGGAGCTCAAAGCAGCAGAAAAGACAGTTATGaactttttcaaaacattt GTCACTCCGACCAAAACAAGCAAAGAAGCTAAAGCCACTCCAGATGCTTCAAAAGAACAG TCACAGAAAGAGACCCCACCAGCACCATCAACAAAT GTACAGGAAGCACCCAAggcacctcctcctcctcctcccccagCACCACCTAAGATGGAAAGCAAAGCAGAGCCAGCGGTGAAGAAAGAGGAAACGGCTGCAACAAAAGCAGCGGCAGCAGCTGCAACAAAAGCAGAGGGATCTGCCAAGAGCAAAACTAAAGACAGTGCATTAAGCAAACTCTTCCGTTCAAAG GTCGACGCGTCTAAGAGCAGCACTCTCGAGGCCGCTGCCAAACCTGAAGAACCTCCAGCGCCAAAAGCAGAGGAGAAGAAACTAGAGAAGAAATCCACTTTTGGAAACATGTTCAAGCCCAAG GCACCAGAGCCCAAGAAGGAGACTCCAGCTGCTCCTCCCGTGGCAGAAGCCGCTCCACCCGCGAAGGCCAAAGAGGAGCCGAAACCTGCGGCTCCTGCACCGCAAGCGGCCCCGGACAACAAATCAGTCGACAGCACAGAGAACGCCT
- the bcas1 gene encoding breast carcinoma-amplified sequence 1 isoform X3 translates to MGNEHSTQKKRQKANAEKKAQNGELNGHAVPAPDETEPETSKKEAVEQKSETPPAPVTNEPKPPEKEEVDSSKANGPTHVETTPEQKPTVATDAEPPKKASKPSADEMSSFLGKMFKKKSEPVKPAAENNDSVDAPAKAVDLKIDMQTAPVDIKSSAEPEPEPEPEAEALEPSPVEAAEENNPSEELKAAEKTVMNFFKTFVTPTKTSKEAKATPDASKEQVQEAPKAPPPPPPPAPPKMESKAEPAVKKEETAATKAAAAAATKAEGSAKSKTKDSALSKLFRSKPVVVEEKKPVEVQVDASKSSTLEAAAKPEEPPAPKAEEKKLEKKSTFGNMFKPKVVLGQVSSRIRAAASSAAASISLMTAAAAPEPKKETPAAPPVAEAAPPAKAKEEPKPAAPAPQAAPDNKSVDSTENASPNMPRKLEKRNSLQLFFKNLGQKRHSDAGVQTDPVAPEKAK, encoded by the exons ATGGGAAACGAGCATTCAACTCAGAAAAAACGTCAGaag GCAAATGCTGAGAAAAAAGCCCAAAATGGAGAGCTGAATGGACATGCAGTACCAGCTCCAGATGAAACTGAACCTG AGACAAGTAAAAAAGAAGCAGTGGAGCAAAAGAGTGAAACCCCGCCAGCGCCTGTCACAAATGAACCAAAACCACCAGAAAAAGAGGAGGTAGACAGCAGTAAAGCCAACGGACCCACGCATGTGGAAACGACCCCTGAGCAAAAACCGACAGTCGCAACAGATGCAGAACCACCCAAAAAAGCCTCAAAGCCCAGTGCAGATGAGATGTCCAGCTTCCTTggtaaaatgttcaaaaagaaGAGCGAACCTGTGAAACCTGCAGCAGAAAACAACGATTCAGTTGACGCACCGGCCAAAGCGGTGGATTTGAAAATCGACATGCAGACT GCTCCAGTGGACATTAAGAGCAGCGCAGAGCCTGAGCCAGAGCCGGAGCCGGAGGCTGAAGCTCTCGAACCCAGTCCTGTGGAAGCCGCAGAAGAAAACAACCCGTCAGAGGAGCTCAAAGCAGCAGAAAAGACAGTTATGaactttttcaaaacattt GTCACTCCGACCAAAACAAGCAAAGAAGCTAAAGCCACTCCAGATGCTTCAAAAGAACAG GTACAGGAAGCACCCAAggcacctcctcctcctcctcccccagCACCACCTAAGATGGAAAGCAAAGCAGAGCCAGCGGTGAAGAAAGAGGAAACGGCTGCAACAAAAGCAGCGGCAGCAGCTGCAACAAAAGCAGAGGGATCTGCCAAGAGCAAAACTAAAGACAGTGCATTAAGCAAACTCTTCCGTTCAAAG CCTGTTGTGGTGGAAGAGAAAAAGCCGGTTGAGGTGCAG GTCGACGCGTCTAAGAGCAGCACTCTCGAGGCCGCTGCCAAACCTGAAGAACCTCCAGCGCCAAAAGCAGAGGAGAAGAAACTAGAGAAGAAATCCACTTTTGGAAACATGTTCAAGCCCAAG GTTGTGCTCGGCCAGGTGAGCAGCAGGATCCGGGCCGCGGCGTCCAGCGCTGCCGCCAGCATCTCCCTCATGACTGCTGCAGCG GCACCAGAGCCCAAGAAGGAGACTCCAGCTGCTCCTCCCGTGGCAGAAGCCGCTCCACCCGCGAAGGCCAAAGAGGAGCCGAAACCTGCGGCTCCTGCACCGCAAGCGGCCCCGGACAACAAATCAGTCGACAGCACAGAGAACGCCT
- the bcas1 gene encoding breast carcinoma-amplified sequence 1 isoform X2 — MGNEHSTQKKRQKANAEKKAQNGELNGHAVPAPDETEPETSKKEAVEQKSETPPAPVTNEPKPPEKEEVDSSKANGPTHVETTPEQKPTVATDAEPPKKASKPSADEMSSFLGKMFKKKSEPVKPAAENNDSVDAPAKAVDLKIDMQTAPVDIKSSAEPEPEPEPEAEALEPSPVEAAEENNPSEELKAAEKTVMNFFKTFVTPTKTSKEAKATPDASKEQSQKETPPAPSTNEAPKAPPPPPPPAPPKMESKAEPAVKKEETAATKAAAAAATKAEGSAKSKTKDSALSKLFRSKPVVVEEKKPVEVQVDASKSSTLEAAAKPEEPPAPKAEEKKLEKKSTFGNMFKPKVVLGQVSSRIRAAASSAAASISLMTAAAAPEPKKETPAAPPVAEAAPPAKAKEEPKPAAPAPQAAPDNKSVDSTENASPNMPRKLEKRNSLQLFFKNLGQKRHSDAGVQTDPVAPEKAK; from the exons ATGGGAAACGAGCATTCAACTCAGAAAAAACGTCAGaag GCAAATGCTGAGAAAAAAGCCCAAAATGGAGAGCTGAATGGACATGCAGTACCAGCTCCAGATGAAACTGAACCTG AGACAAGTAAAAAAGAAGCAGTGGAGCAAAAGAGTGAAACCCCGCCAGCGCCTGTCACAAATGAACCAAAACCACCAGAAAAAGAGGAGGTAGACAGCAGTAAAGCCAACGGACCCACGCATGTGGAAACGACCCCTGAGCAAAAACCGACAGTCGCAACAGATGCAGAACCACCCAAAAAAGCCTCAAAGCCCAGTGCAGATGAGATGTCCAGCTTCCTTggtaaaatgttcaaaaagaaGAGCGAACCTGTGAAACCTGCAGCAGAAAACAACGATTCAGTTGACGCACCGGCCAAAGCGGTGGATTTGAAAATCGACATGCAGACT GCTCCAGTGGACATTAAGAGCAGCGCAGAGCCTGAGCCAGAGCCGGAGCCGGAGGCTGAAGCTCTCGAACCCAGTCCTGTGGAAGCCGCAGAAGAAAACAACCCGTCAGAGGAGCTCAAAGCAGCAGAAAAGACAGTTATGaactttttcaaaacattt GTCACTCCGACCAAAACAAGCAAAGAAGCTAAAGCCACTCCAGATGCTTCAAAAGAACAG TCACAGAAAGAGACCCCACCAGCACCATCAACAAAT GAAGCACCCAAggcacctcctcctcctcctcccccagCACCACCTAAGATGGAAAGCAAAGCAGAGCCAGCGGTGAAGAAAGAGGAAACGGCTGCAACAAAAGCAGCGGCAGCAGCTGCAACAAAAGCAGAGGGATCTGCCAAGAGCAAAACTAAAGACAGTGCATTAAGCAAACTCTTCCGTTCAAAG CCTGTTGTGGTGGAAGAGAAAAAGCCGGTTGAGGTGCAG GTCGACGCGTCTAAGAGCAGCACTCTCGAGGCCGCTGCCAAACCTGAAGAACCTCCAGCGCCAAAAGCAGAGGAGAAGAAACTAGAGAAGAAATCCACTTTTGGAAACATGTTCAAGCCCAAG GTTGTGCTCGGCCAGGTGAGCAGCAGGATCCGGGCCGCGGCGTCCAGCGCTGCCGCCAGCATCTCCCTCATGACTGCTGCAGCG GCACCAGAGCCCAAGAAGGAGACTCCAGCTGCTCCTCCCGTGGCAGAAGCCGCTCCACCCGCGAAGGCCAAAGAGGAGCCGAAACCTGCGGCTCCTGCACCGCAAGCGGCCCCGGACAACAAATCAGTCGACAGCACAGAGAACGCCT
- the bcas1 gene encoding breast carcinoma-amplified sequence 1 isoform X4, with product MGNEHSTQKKRQKANAEKKAQNGELNGHAVPAPDETEPETSKKEAVEQKSETPPAPVTNEPKPPEKEEVDSSKANGPTHVETTPEQKPTVATDAEPPKKASKPSADEMSSFLGKMFKKKSEPVKPAAENNDSVDAPAKAVDLKIDMQTAPVDIKSSAEPEPEPEPEAEALEPSPVEAAEENNPSEELKAAEKTVMNFFKTFVTPTKTSKEAKATPDASKEQSQKETPPAPSTNVQEAPKAPPPPPPPAPPKMESKAEPAVKKEETAATKAAAAAATKAEGSAKSKTKDSALSKLFRSKVDASKSSTLEAAAKPEEPPAPKAEEKKLEKKSTFGNMFKPKVVLGQVSSRIRAAASSAAASISLMTAAAAPEPKKETPAAPPVAEAAPPAKAKEEPKPAAPAPQAAPDNKSVDSTENASPNMPRKLEKRNSLQLFFKNLGQKRHSDAGVQTDPVAPEKAK from the exons ATGGGAAACGAGCATTCAACTCAGAAAAAACGTCAGaag GCAAATGCTGAGAAAAAAGCCCAAAATGGAGAGCTGAATGGACATGCAGTACCAGCTCCAGATGAAACTGAACCTG AGACAAGTAAAAAAGAAGCAGTGGAGCAAAAGAGTGAAACCCCGCCAGCGCCTGTCACAAATGAACCAAAACCACCAGAAAAAGAGGAGGTAGACAGCAGTAAAGCCAACGGACCCACGCATGTGGAAACGACCCCTGAGCAAAAACCGACAGTCGCAACAGATGCAGAACCACCCAAAAAAGCCTCAAAGCCCAGTGCAGATGAGATGTCCAGCTTCCTTggtaaaatgttcaaaaagaaGAGCGAACCTGTGAAACCTGCAGCAGAAAACAACGATTCAGTTGACGCACCGGCCAAAGCGGTGGATTTGAAAATCGACATGCAGACT GCTCCAGTGGACATTAAGAGCAGCGCAGAGCCTGAGCCAGAGCCGGAGCCGGAGGCTGAAGCTCTCGAACCCAGTCCTGTGGAAGCCGCAGAAGAAAACAACCCGTCAGAGGAGCTCAAAGCAGCAGAAAAGACAGTTATGaactttttcaaaacattt GTCACTCCGACCAAAACAAGCAAAGAAGCTAAAGCCACTCCAGATGCTTCAAAAGAACAG TCACAGAAAGAGACCCCACCAGCACCATCAACAAAT GTACAGGAAGCACCCAAggcacctcctcctcctcctcccccagCACCACCTAAGATGGAAAGCAAAGCAGAGCCAGCGGTGAAGAAAGAGGAAACGGCTGCAACAAAAGCAGCGGCAGCAGCTGCAACAAAAGCAGAGGGATCTGCCAAGAGCAAAACTAAAGACAGTGCATTAAGCAAACTCTTCCGTTCAAAG GTCGACGCGTCTAAGAGCAGCACTCTCGAGGCCGCTGCCAAACCTGAAGAACCTCCAGCGCCAAAAGCAGAGGAGAAGAAACTAGAGAAGAAATCCACTTTTGGAAACATGTTCAAGCCCAAG GTTGTGCTCGGCCAGGTGAGCAGCAGGATCCGGGCCGCGGCGTCCAGCGCTGCCGCCAGCATCTCCCTCATGACTGCTGCAGCG GCACCAGAGCCCAAGAAGGAGACTCCAGCTGCTCCTCCCGTGGCAGAAGCCGCTCCACCCGCGAAGGCCAAAGAGGAGCCGAAACCTGCGGCTCCTGCACCGCAAGCGGCCCCGGACAACAAATCAGTCGACAGCACAGAGAACGCCT